From Hymenobacter sedentarius, a single genomic window includes:
- a CDS encoding DUF4159 domain-containing protein, translating to MPGTPFTFVRLKYHSGDWDAVDERMPANLLHSLVQYTTVPVDPKEKVVALDSPELFNYPFCYLSGHRLVQFSAIEKKNFTQYVRNGGFVFVDDCNHDIDGLFARSFEEQMRQCFGTGALKKIPNTHPIYSQFFKFKEGPPNTGFELNGWGDDLVHDYLKAVEIKGRIGVLYSNKDYGCEWDYDFRNKRFLAEDNTKFGVNILLYALT from the coding sequence GTGCCCGGTACCCCTTTCACTTTTGTGCGTTTGAAATACCATTCCGGCGACTGGGACGCCGTGGACGAGCGGATGCCGGCCAACCTGCTGCACTCCCTGGTGCAGTACACCACTGTGCCCGTCGACCCCAAGGAAAAAGTAGTGGCCCTGGATAGTCCGGAGCTGTTCAACTATCCGTTCTGCTACCTGTCGGGCCACCGGCTGGTGCAGTTTTCGGCTATCGAGAAAAAGAACTTTACCCAGTACGTGCGCAACGGCGGCTTCGTGTTTGTCGACGATTGCAATCACGACATCGACGGCCTTTTTGCCCGGTCCTTTGAGGAGCAGATGCGCCAGTGTTTCGGCACGGGCGCCCTCAAGAAAATCCCTAATACCCACCCGATTTACTCGCAGTTTTTTAAGTTCAAGGAAGGCCCGCCCAACACCGGCTTTGAGCTCAATGGCTGGGGCGACGACCTGGTGCACGACTATCTGAAAGCTGTGGAAATAAAGGGCCGCATTGGCGTGCTTTACTCCAATAAAGACTATGGCTGCGAGTGGGATTACGACTTCCGCAACAAGCGCTTTCTGGCCGAAGACAACACCAAGTTTGGGGTCAATATTCTGCTGTATGCGCTGACTTGA
- a CDS encoding AAA family ATPase, which translates to MTEQEVNTLLAKLPVLKAEIAKVIVGQETVLDEVLVALLAGGHALLEGVPGLAKTLLVRTLAAATDLPFRRIQFTPDLMPTDILGTEVLEEDHGTGHRSFKFNPGPIFASLVLADEINRTPPKTQAALLEAMQEGHVTYAGTEHALPKPFFLLATQNPIEQSGTYPLPEAQLDRFLLYVRIGYPTAAEELAVLRGTTGANGQQVKPVLGGADIRQLQQLVRQVSFSPELMDFVNRLVRATRPATSEVQFIKEYGRWGAGPRAGQALILCAKARALLHGRFAATLEDIRTLAPPVLRHRVLLNFNAEAENLTADDAVAALLGAVAVTV; encoded by the coding sequence ATGACTGAACAAGAAGTGAACACCCTGCTGGCCAAGCTGCCAGTGCTCAAAGCCGAAATTGCCAAGGTCATTGTGGGCCAGGAGACCGTGCTTGACGAAGTGTTGGTAGCGCTGCTGGCCGGCGGCCACGCCCTATTGGAAGGTGTACCGGGCCTAGCCAAAACGCTGCTCGTGCGCACGCTGGCCGCGGCCACCGACCTGCCCTTCCGCCGCATACAGTTCACGCCGGACCTGATGCCGACCGACATCCTCGGCACCGAGGTGCTGGAGGAAGACCACGGCACCGGCCACCGCTCGTTCAAGTTCAACCCCGGTCCCATTTTCGCTAGCCTCGTGCTGGCCGACGAAATCAACCGGACGCCGCCCAAAACCCAGGCTGCCCTGCTAGAAGCCATGCAGGAAGGCCACGTAACCTACGCCGGCACCGAGCACGCCCTGCCCAAGCCCTTCTTCCTGCTGGCCACCCAAAACCCCATCGAGCAGAGCGGTACCTACCCCCTGCCCGAAGCCCAGCTCGACCGCTTCCTGCTCTACGTGCGCATCGGCTACCCCACAGCCGCGGAGGAGCTGGCCGTATTGCGCGGCACCACCGGCGCCAACGGTCAGCAGGTGAAGCCCGTGCTAGGCGGCGCCGACATCCGGCAGCTGCAGCAGCTGGTGCGTCAGGTCAGCTTTAGCCCCGAGCTCATGGATTTCGTCAACCGCTTGGTGCGCGCCACCCGGCCGGCTACGTCGGAAGTGCAGTTCATCAAAGAGTACGGCCGCTGGGGCGCTGGGCCGCGGGCTGGGCAGGCGCTCATCCTGTGTGCTAAAGCCCGGGCCTTGCTGCACGGCCGCTTTGCCGCAACGCTGGAGGATATCCGCACGCTGGCGCCGCCAGTATTGCGCCACCGGGTCCTGCTCAATTTCAACGCGGAAGCTGAAAACCTGACCGCTGACGATGCAGTAGCTGCATTGTTAGGAGCCGTTGCGGTAACGGTGTAG
- a CDS encoding porin family protein yields MKKSLIIILLSMLSAPMAQAQFGVKGGLNVAELTGREGESASYKAFYHVGIFYQANLLGPIAIQPEVQYSVAGGNLKSAFTNYDSELHYFTVPVLAKVTVGPVFVEGGPQFGVLLSANQSGKLQVGLAPDGTPAYGNDSRPATGSFKRGDFSLVGGVGLKLAGNFSLGGRLVAGLNDINDVKNLSGINDPRLKNRVFQVYAALQFGKK; encoded by the coding sequence ATGAAAAAGTCCCTGATTATCATTTTGCTAAGTATGCTCTCGGCGCCCATGGCGCAAGCGCAATTTGGCGTAAAAGGCGGCTTGAACGTCGCTGAGCTAACCGGCCGAGAGGGAGAAAGCGCCTCTTACAAAGCGTTTTACCACGTCGGTATTTTTTACCAAGCCAACCTGCTGGGGCCGATTGCCATCCAGCCGGAAGTGCAGTACTCCGTGGCCGGCGGCAACCTAAAATCGGCTTTCACCAACTACGACAGCGAATTGCACTACTTCACGGTTCCGGTATTGGCCAAAGTTACCGTAGGGCCCGTGTTTGTGGAAGGCGGGCCGCAGTTCGGGGTGCTGCTCAGCGCCAACCAATCGGGCAAGCTGCAGGTCGGACTCGCGCCCGATGGCACGCCCGCCTACGGCAATGACTCGCGACCTGCAACCGGCAGCTTCAAACGCGGCGACTTCAGCCTGGTGGGCGGCGTGGGGCTGAAGCTGGCCGGCAACTTCTCGCTGGGCGGCCGGCTGGTGGCTGGCCTCAACGACATCAACGATGTGAAGAACCTTTCCGGCATCAACGACCCCCGCCTCAAGAACCGGGTGTTTCAAGTGTATGCAGCGCTGCAGTTTGGGAAGAAGTAG